The proteins below come from a single Arthrobacter crystallopoietes genomic window:
- a CDS encoding bifunctional o-acetylhomoserine/o-acetylserine sulfhydrylase, protein MSNDWSFETRQIHVGQEPDTATGARALPIYQTTSFVFPSAESAANRFALAELAPIYTRIGNPTTEAVENRIANLEGGVGALLLSSGQAASTFSILNIAEAGDHVVASPSLYGGTYNLLKNTLKKFAIEVTFVEDPDNLDQWRAAVKPNTKAFFGEVVSNPRQDVLDVEGISAIAHEAGVPLIVDNTLATPYLIRPIEWGADIVVHSATKYLGGHGSAIAGVIVDSGNFDFGKDPEKFPGFNTPDESYNGLVFARDLGVGGALGANLAYILKARVQLLRDLGSSAAPFNAFLIAQGLETLSLRVERHVENAQKVAEWLEKNDAVTSVAYAGLPSSPWYERGRKYGPKGTGAIIAFEIAGGLEAGKRFVDGLELHSHVANVGDVRSLVIHPASTTHAQLSPEAQAAAGVTPGLVRLAVGIEHIDDILADLEAGFRASKGAA, encoded by the coding sequence ATGTCAAATGACTGGTCATTCGAAACCCGCCAGATCCATGTAGGCCAGGAGCCGGACACCGCAACAGGCGCGCGTGCCCTGCCCATCTACCAGACGACGTCGTTCGTCTTCCCGAGTGCCGAAAGCGCGGCCAACCGTTTCGCGCTGGCCGAACTGGCCCCCATCTACACCCGTATCGGCAACCCCACCACGGAGGCCGTGGAGAACCGGATCGCGAATCTGGAAGGCGGCGTCGGTGCACTGCTGCTGTCCTCCGGCCAGGCTGCGTCCACATTCTCCATCCTGAACATTGCCGAAGCCGGCGATCACGTCGTCGCCAGCCCGAGCCTCTACGGCGGCACGTACAACCTTTTGAAGAACACCTTGAAGAAGTTCGCCATCGAGGTGACCTTCGTCGAGGATCCGGACAACCTGGACCAGTGGCGCGCGGCTGTCAAGCCGAACACCAAGGCGTTCTTCGGCGAGGTCGTGTCCAACCCGCGCCAGGACGTGCTCGACGTCGAAGGCATCAGCGCCATCGCCCACGAGGCCGGCGTGCCGCTGATCGTGGACAACACGCTGGCCACCCCGTACCTGATCCGCCCGATCGAGTGGGGCGCCGACATCGTGGTCCATTCGGCCACCAAATATCTCGGCGGCCACGGCAGCGCCATCGCCGGCGTGATCGTGGATTCGGGCAACTTCGACTTCGGCAAGGATCCGGAGAAGTTCCCCGGTTTCAACACCCCGGACGAGAGCTACAACGGCCTGGTCTTCGCCCGCGACCTCGGCGTCGGCGGCGCGCTCGGCGCGAACCTGGCCTACATCCTCAAGGCGCGCGTCCAGCTGCTGCGTGACCTTGGCTCCTCCGCCGCTCCCTTCAACGCGTTCCTGATTGCCCAGGGTCTGGAGACACTGAGCCTGCGGGTGGAGCGCCACGTGGAGAATGCGCAGAAGGTGGCCGAATGGCTTGAAAAGAACGACGCCGTGACGTCCGTTGCGTACGCCGGCCTGCCTTCCAGCCCGTGGTACGAGCGCGGCCGCAAGTACGGTCCCAAGGGCACCGGCGCCATCATCGCGTTCGAAATCGCCGGCGGGCTCGAGGCGGGCAAGCGCTTTGTCGACGGGCTGGAACTGCACTCCCATGTGGCGAATGTCGGCGACGTTCGCTCGCTGGTCATCCACCCGGCGTCGACCACCCACGCCCAGCTGTCTCCGGAGGCGCAGGCAGCCGCCGGTGTGACGCCCGGCCTGGTCCGGCTGGCTGTGGGGATCGAGCACATCGACGATATTCTTGCGGACCTCGAAGCCGGGTTCCGCGCATCCAAGGGTGCCGCCTGA